In Denticeps clupeoides chromosome 1, fDenClu1.1, whole genome shotgun sequence, a single window of DNA contains:
- the plcb2 gene encoding 1-phosphatidylinositol 4,5-bisphosphate phosphodiesterase beta-2 isoform X5, with translation MIKKRYTLQEPEVKDYLVKGDRFTMWKEDSVRTGPVTMKMDPKGFYLYWTNQSKETHFLDVATIRDTRSGKYAKLPKHPKVRNVLNMDFPDSNHLAKALTVVSGSDMVTLTYHNFFAQKEKVSQNWAADILAIVYNPLRANACRQVFLDKIYVRICLQTNKDGKIPVKNFYKMFPADKKRIDNALSAAGLPKGKFDSIKADVLTEAKFKEFLMHFCPRPEIYEIFTSYSAKAKPIMTKETLVKFLNEKQRDSRLNEELYPPLRIEQVKAIIEKYEPLSANVSRGQISPEGLMQYLMGPQTSVIILDRLAQCQEMTQPLPHYYIKSSHNTYLTAGQFSGPSSPEMYRQCLLSGCRCLELDCWKGKPPDEEPIITHGFTMTTEILFKDVIEAISESAFKTSQYPVILSFENHVDTVKQQEKMANYCRTIFGDALLIDPLEKYPLKAGQQIPSPSELMGKILIKNKKGNSAAPKAKKAQGPEQPQNPAGTTAADLSNSGGANPEGQEGEVQEDHEEQEEHEEQDEEKMKNSDEGTAGQEVTAFEEMSALVNYIQPNKFVSFDNAKKKNKSYVISSFVETKGESLITKTAVEFVEYNKRQMSRIYPKGTRMDSSNYSPQPFWYAGCQMVALNYQTMDFPMQLNMALFEFNGRTGYLLKHDLLRRNDKKFDPYTDRIDTIVANTLSIKIYSGQFLSEKSVKTGVEVEIIGLPGDPKRKYRTKLSATPNAINPVWNEEPFVFEKILLPEMASLRILVYEEGGKFIGHRIIPIDAIQSGFHHICLRSESNVPLTLPALFVYIEVKDYIPAAFADFTDALFNPVKFSDKPSKPSESSTYVSPYELPITTPTEPAGGKASEPPEPPPDPVGPVDGDGDSFEETPATETAVPEVSDLPPGTVNGEADPQPIPEPESAAETPKPAADEQISDDSETTTIPAGSEEIPTTEAPTAPETQDVYESHEEDAKKHMDENSTSAAEPSSTDEQDEVTVTVSEADSNSSDSLTVTTEELIQQKSYQKVIKRQEKDLKEVEKKYQKKNEELTQKYSDLFKALKKKNSLKKKEAGGVPVETGPKSDRVVELKGKMQAELRSQWIEQYQQLRKKKDQHATECLAKLLELANERHSGEIKALLSESKEMKKKADSKRLCSEKGRLQKSMTCDQAEEAAQENKVAEDNGSSAEEMLRKKQAATLEEFNTLVHKMNQDALVENERKMRSLPSDLREAVNACVGVHFPDQVDQSSSSLSEKGGHYGDVFLG, from the exons ATGATCAAGAAACGCTATACCCTGCAGGAGCCAGAGGTCAAAGATTATTTAGTCAAAGGGGACAGGTTCACAATGTGGAAAGAA GACTCTGTGCGTACTGGACCTGTCACCATGAAGATGGACCCCAAGGGCTTTTATCTCTACTGGACCAATCAGAGCAAG GAAACACATTTCCTGGATGTTGCTACCATTAGAGATACAAGATCAGGGAAATATGCCAAACTCCCAAAA CATCCTAAGGTTCGAAACGTACTCAACATGGATTTCCCGGACAGCAACCATCTAGCAAAAGCTCTGACCGTTGTGTCCGGCTCTGACATGGTGACCCTGACTTATCACAACTTTTTCGCTCAGAAGGAGAAAGTGTCACAG AACTGGGCGGCTGACATCCTTGCCATCGTCTATAACCCCCTTAGAGCTAATGCCTGCAGACAAGTCTTCCTGGACAAAAT ATATGTTCGCATTTGTCTCCAAACGAACAAAGATGGCAAGATTCCCGTCAAAAA TTTCTATAAGATGTTTCCTGCTGACAAGAAGAGGATTGATAATGCGTTAAGTGCTGCAGGACTCCCCAAAGGAAAG TTTGACAGCATTAAAGCAGATGTCCTGACTGAGGCTAAATTTAAGGAGTTTCTCATGCACTTCTGTCCAAGACCTGAGATTTATGAGATCTTCACATCATA TTCAGCCAAGGCCAAGCCCATCATGACAAAGGAGACCCTGGTCAAGTTCCTGAATGAGAAGCAGCGGGACTCTCGCCTCAATGAGGAGCTGTACCCTCCCCTTCGGATAGAGCAGGTCAAAGCCATCATTGAGAAGTACGAACCCCTCTCAGCCAACGTCAGCAGGG GACAAATATCACCAGAAGGTCTGATGCAGTATCTGATGGGACCCCAGACATCTGTGATCATTCTGGACCGACTGGCTCAGTGTCAGGAAATGACCCAACCCCTGCCCCACTATTACATCAAATCTTCACATAACACTTACCTCACAG CGGGCCAGTTCTCAGGCCCCTCCTCTCCAGAGATGTACCGGCAGTGCCTGCTTTCTGGCTGCCGCTGTCTGGAGCTTGACTGCTGGAAGGGCAAACCCCCAGATGAGGAGCCAATCATCACCCACGGCTTTACCATGACAACTGAGATCCTCTTCAAG GACGTGATAGAAGCCATTTCTGAGAGCGCCTTCAAAACCTCACAATACCCAGTCATTCTGTCTTTTGAGAACCATGTGGATAC GGTGAAGCAGCAGGAGAAAATGGCCAACTACTGCAGAACAATATTTGGGGATGCTCTGCTTATTGACCCTCTCGAGAAATACCCG CTAAAGGCAGGCCAGCAGATTCCAAGCCCGTCTGAGCTCATGGGAAAGATTCTGATCAAGAATAAGAAAGGAAATTCAGCGGCGCCTAAAGCAAAGAAAGCCCAGGGTCCAGAGCAGCCACAGAACCCTGCAGGCACTACAGCAGCAGACCTCAGTAACAGTGGTGGTGCTAACCCAGAGGGCCAAG AGGGGGAGGTTCAAGAAGATcacgaggagcaggaggagcatGAAGAACAGGATGAGGAGAAAATGAAGAACTCAGATGAG GGTACAGCTGGACAGGAAGTCACTGCATTTGAAGAGATGTCTGCCCTTGTCAACTATATACAGCCAAATAAATTTGTCTCCTTTGACAATGCCAAAA AGAAAAACAAGAGCTACGTTATTtcctcttttgtggaaaccaaGGGAGAGAGTCTCATCACCAAGACTGCTGTGGAATTTGTAGA ATACAATAAACGACAGATGAGTAGAATTTACCCTAAGGGGACAAGAATGGACTCTTCCAACTACAGCCCACAGCCATTCTGGTATGCAGGCTGCCAGATGGTGGCGCTAAACTACCAGACGATGG ATTTCCCCATGCAGCTGAACATGGCTCTGTTTGAGTTCAATGGAAGGACAGGCTACCTGCTTAAGCATGACCTTCTCCGACGAAATGACAAAAAGTTTGATCCGTACACGGACAGAATCGATACCATTGTGGCCAATACTCTGTCTATCAAG ATCTACTCAGGCCAGTTCTTATCCGAGAAGAGTGTGAAGACTGGGGTTGAGGTGGAGATCATTGGGCTGCCAGGAGATCCCAAAAGGAAGTACCGGACCAAGCTTTCAGCTACGCCCAATGCCATCAATCCTGTGTGGAACGAGGAGCCATTTGTTTTTGAGAAG ATCCTGTTGCCAGAGATGGCCTCCTTGAGGATTTTGGTGTATGAAGAGGGGGGGAAGTTCATTGGGCACCGCATCATTCCCATTGATGCCATCCAATCGG GATTCCATCATATCTGTTTGCGCAGTGAGAGCAATGTGCCCCTAACTCTCCCAGCTCTCTTTGTCTACATTGAGGTGAAGGACTATATTCCGGCAGCTTTcgctg ACTTCACAGATGCCTTATTCAATCCTGTGAAGTTTTCAGACAAACCATCGAAACCATCAGAG TCCTCCACATATGTAAGCCCTTACGAGCTGCCAATCACAACCCCAACAGAGCCTGCAGGAGGAAAGGCATCAGAACCCCCTGAACCTCCTCCAG ATCCTGTTGGTCCAGTGGATGGTGATGGTGACTCTTTTGAAGAAACTCCTGCCACTGAGACTGCTGTTCCAGAGGTCTCTGATCTACCTCCAGGCACAGTTAACGGGGAAGCGGATCCCCAGCCTATCCCAGAGCCTGAGAGTGCTGCTGAAACTCCTAAACCAGCAGCTGATGAGCAGATTTCAGATGACTCggagaccaccaccatccctGCTGGCTCAGAGGAGATTCCAACCACTGAGGCTCCAACTGCACCAGAAACACAGGATGTATATGAGAGTCATGAAGAAGATGCTAAAAAGCACATGGATGAGAATTCTACTTCAGCAGCCGAGCCGAGCTCCACTGATGAACAGGATGAGGTCACTGTTACTGTGTCAGAGGCTGATAGCAATTCCTCAG ATTCTTTGACCGTCACCACAGAGGAGCTGATACAACAGAAAAGCTACCAGAAGGTCATCAAGAGGCAAGAAAAAGATTTGAAAGAGGTGGAGAAGAAATATCAGAAGAAAAATGAGGAGCTTACGCAAAAATACAGCGACCTGTTTAAAGCCCTGAAAAAGAAGAATtccctgaaaaagaaaga GGCTGGTGGAGTGCCAGTGGAGACTGGGCCTAAGAGTGACCGTGTGGTGGAGCTGAAAGGGAAGATGCAGGCTGAGCTCAGAAGTCAGTGGATTGAGCAGTACCAGCAactgaggaagaagaaggaccAACATGCCACCGAG TGCTTGGCCAAGTTGCTGGAGCTGGCCAATGAGAGACACAGCGGTGAAATCAAAGCCCTGCTCAG TGAGAGCAAAGAGATGAAGAAGAAAGCAGATTCGAAACGACTGTGCTCCGAGAAGGGCAG ACTGCAGAAGAGCATGACCTGTGACCAGGCTGAGGAGGCTGCCCAGGAAAACAAAGTG GCTGAAGACAATGGTAGTTCTGCAGAGGAAATGCTGCGGAAGAAGCAAGCAGCAACCCTTGAAGAGTTCAACACTCTTGTTCACAAG ATGAACCAAGACGCCCTGGTGGAGAATGAGAGAAAGATGAGGTCACTTCCTTCTGATCTGAGGGAGGCTGTGAATGCCTGTGTGGGCGTGCACTTTCCTGACCAGGTGGACCAGTCCTCCTCCAGTTTGTCAGAGAAGGGTGGTCATTATGGAGACGTTTTCCTGGGATGA
- the plcb2 gene encoding 1-phosphatidylinositol 4,5-bisphosphate phosphodiesterase beta-2 isoform X3 translates to MIKKRYTLQEPEVKDYLVKGDRFTMWKEDSVRTGPVTMKMDPKGFYLYWTNQSKETHFLDVATIRDTRSGKYAKLPKHPKVRNVLNMDFPDSNHLAKALTVVSGSDMVTLTYHNFFAQKEKVSQNWAADILAIVYNPLRANACRQVFLDKIYVRICLQTNKDGKIPVKNFYKMFPADKKRIDNALSAAGLPKGKFDSIKADVLTEAKFKEFLMHFCPRPEIYEIFTSYSAKAKPIMTKETLVKFLNEKQRDSRLNEELYPPLRIEQVKAIIEKYEPLSANVSRGQISPEGLMQYLMGPQTSVIILDRLAQCQEMTQPLPHYYIKSSHNTYLTAGQFSGPSSPEMYRQCLLSGCRCLELDCWKGKPPDEEPIITHGFTMTTEILFKDVIEAISESAFKTSQYPVILSFENHVDTVKQQEKMANYCRTIFGDALLIDPLEKYPLKAGQQIPSPSELMGKILIKNKKGNSAAPKAKKAQGPEQPQNPAGTTAADLSNSGGANPEGQEGEVQEDHEEQEEHEEQDEEKMKNSDEGTAGQEVTAFEEMSALVNYIQPNKFVSFDNAKKKNKSYVISSFVETKGESLITKTAVEFVEYNKRQMSRIYPKGTRMDSSNYSPQPFWYAGCQMVALNYQTMDFPMQLNMALFEFNGRTGYLLKHDLLRRNDKKFDPYTDRIDTIVANTLSIKIYSGQFLSEKSVKTGVEVEIIGLPGDPKRKYRTKLSATPNAINPVWNEEPFVFEKILLPEMASLRILVYEEGGKFIGHRIIPIDAIQSGFHHICLRSESNVPLTLPALFVYIEVKDYIPAAFADFTDALFNPVKFSDKPSKPSESSTYVSPYELPITTPTEPAGGKASEPPEPPPDPVGPVDGDGDSFEETPATETAVPEVSDLPPGTVNGEADPQPIPEPESAAETPKPAADEQISDDSETTTIPAGSEEIPTTEAPTAPETQDVYESHEEDAKKHMDENSTSAAEPSSTDEQDEVTVTVSEADSNSSDSLTVTTEELIQQKSYQKVIKRQEKDLKEVEKKYQKKNEELTQKYSDLFKALKKKNSLKKKEAGGVPVETGPKSDRVVELKGKMQAELRSQWIEQYQQLRKKKDQHATECLAKLLELANERHSGEIKALLSESKEMKKKADSKRLCSEKGSRLQKSMTCDQAEEAAQENKVAEDNGSSAEEMLRKKQAATLEEFNTLVHKMNQDALVENERKMRSLPSDLREAVNACVGVHFPDQVDQSSSSLSEKGGHYGDVFLG, encoded by the exons ATGATCAAGAAACGCTATACCCTGCAGGAGCCAGAGGTCAAAGATTATTTAGTCAAAGGGGACAGGTTCACAATGTGGAAAGAA GACTCTGTGCGTACTGGACCTGTCACCATGAAGATGGACCCCAAGGGCTTTTATCTCTACTGGACCAATCAGAGCAAG GAAACACATTTCCTGGATGTTGCTACCATTAGAGATACAAGATCAGGGAAATATGCCAAACTCCCAAAA CATCCTAAGGTTCGAAACGTACTCAACATGGATTTCCCGGACAGCAACCATCTAGCAAAAGCTCTGACCGTTGTGTCCGGCTCTGACATGGTGACCCTGACTTATCACAACTTTTTCGCTCAGAAGGAGAAAGTGTCACAG AACTGGGCGGCTGACATCCTTGCCATCGTCTATAACCCCCTTAGAGCTAATGCCTGCAGACAAGTCTTCCTGGACAAAAT ATATGTTCGCATTTGTCTCCAAACGAACAAAGATGGCAAGATTCCCGTCAAAAA TTTCTATAAGATGTTTCCTGCTGACAAGAAGAGGATTGATAATGCGTTAAGTGCTGCAGGACTCCCCAAAGGAAAG TTTGACAGCATTAAAGCAGATGTCCTGACTGAGGCTAAATTTAAGGAGTTTCTCATGCACTTCTGTCCAAGACCTGAGATTTATGAGATCTTCACATCATA TTCAGCCAAGGCCAAGCCCATCATGACAAAGGAGACCCTGGTCAAGTTCCTGAATGAGAAGCAGCGGGACTCTCGCCTCAATGAGGAGCTGTACCCTCCCCTTCGGATAGAGCAGGTCAAAGCCATCATTGAGAAGTACGAACCCCTCTCAGCCAACGTCAGCAGGG GACAAATATCACCAGAAGGTCTGATGCAGTATCTGATGGGACCCCAGACATCTGTGATCATTCTGGACCGACTGGCTCAGTGTCAGGAAATGACCCAACCCCTGCCCCACTATTACATCAAATCTTCACATAACACTTACCTCACAG CGGGCCAGTTCTCAGGCCCCTCCTCTCCAGAGATGTACCGGCAGTGCCTGCTTTCTGGCTGCCGCTGTCTGGAGCTTGACTGCTGGAAGGGCAAACCCCCAGATGAGGAGCCAATCATCACCCACGGCTTTACCATGACAACTGAGATCCTCTTCAAG GACGTGATAGAAGCCATTTCTGAGAGCGCCTTCAAAACCTCACAATACCCAGTCATTCTGTCTTTTGAGAACCATGTGGATAC GGTGAAGCAGCAGGAGAAAATGGCCAACTACTGCAGAACAATATTTGGGGATGCTCTGCTTATTGACCCTCTCGAGAAATACCCG CTAAAGGCAGGCCAGCAGATTCCAAGCCCGTCTGAGCTCATGGGAAAGATTCTGATCAAGAATAAGAAAGGAAATTCAGCGGCGCCTAAAGCAAAGAAAGCCCAGGGTCCAGAGCAGCCACAGAACCCTGCAGGCACTACAGCAGCAGACCTCAGTAACAGTGGTGGTGCTAACCCAGAGGGCCAAG AGGGGGAGGTTCAAGAAGATcacgaggagcaggaggagcatGAAGAACAGGATGAGGAGAAAATGAAGAACTCAGATGAG GGTACAGCTGGACAGGAAGTCACTGCATTTGAAGAGATGTCTGCCCTTGTCAACTATATACAGCCAAATAAATTTGTCTCCTTTGACAATGCCAAAA AGAAAAACAAGAGCTACGTTATTtcctcttttgtggaaaccaaGGGAGAGAGTCTCATCACCAAGACTGCTGTGGAATTTGTAGA ATACAATAAACGACAGATGAGTAGAATTTACCCTAAGGGGACAAGAATGGACTCTTCCAACTACAGCCCACAGCCATTCTGGTATGCAGGCTGCCAGATGGTGGCGCTAAACTACCAGACGATGG ATTTCCCCATGCAGCTGAACATGGCTCTGTTTGAGTTCAATGGAAGGACAGGCTACCTGCTTAAGCATGACCTTCTCCGACGAAATGACAAAAAGTTTGATCCGTACACGGACAGAATCGATACCATTGTGGCCAATACTCTGTCTATCAAG ATCTACTCAGGCCAGTTCTTATCCGAGAAGAGTGTGAAGACTGGGGTTGAGGTGGAGATCATTGGGCTGCCAGGAGATCCCAAAAGGAAGTACCGGACCAAGCTTTCAGCTACGCCCAATGCCATCAATCCTGTGTGGAACGAGGAGCCATTTGTTTTTGAGAAG ATCCTGTTGCCAGAGATGGCCTCCTTGAGGATTTTGGTGTATGAAGAGGGGGGGAAGTTCATTGGGCACCGCATCATTCCCATTGATGCCATCCAATCGG GATTCCATCATATCTGTTTGCGCAGTGAGAGCAATGTGCCCCTAACTCTCCCAGCTCTCTTTGTCTACATTGAGGTGAAGGACTATATTCCGGCAGCTTTcgctg ACTTCACAGATGCCTTATTCAATCCTGTGAAGTTTTCAGACAAACCATCGAAACCATCAGAG TCCTCCACATATGTAAGCCCTTACGAGCTGCCAATCACAACCCCAACAGAGCCTGCAGGAGGAAAGGCATCAGAACCCCCTGAACCTCCTCCAG ATCCTGTTGGTCCAGTGGATGGTGATGGTGACTCTTTTGAAGAAACTCCTGCCACTGAGACTGCTGTTCCAGAGGTCTCTGATCTACCTCCAGGCACAGTTAACGGGGAAGCGGATCCCCAGCCTATCCCAGAGCCTGAGAGTGCTGCTGAAACTCCTAAACCAGCAGCTGATGAGCAGATTTCAGATGACTCggagaccaccaccatccctGCTGGCTCAGAGGAGATTCCAACCACTGAGGCTCCAACTGCACCAGAAACACAGGATGTATATGAGAGTCATGAAGAAGATGCTAAAAAGCACATGGATGAGAATTCTACTTCAGCAGCCGAGCCGAGCTCCACTGATGAACAGGATGAGGTCACTGTTACTGTGTCAGAGGCTGATAGCAATTCCTCAG ATTCTTTGACCGTCACCACAGAGGAGCTGATACAACAGAAAAGCTACCAGAAGGTCATCAAGAGGCAAGAAAAAGATTTGAAAGAGGTGGAGAAGAAATATCAGAAGAAAAATGAGGAGCTTACGCAAAAATACAGCGACCTGTTTAAAGCCCTGAAAAAGAAGAATtccctgaaaaagaaaga GGCTGGTGGAGTGCCAGTGGAGACTGGGCCTAAGAGTGACCGTGTGGTGGAGCTGAAAGGGAAGATGCAGGCTGAGCTCAGAAGTCAGTGGATTGAGCAGTACCAGCAactgaggaagaagaaggaccAACATGCCACCGAG TGCTTGGCCAAGTTGCTGGAGCTGGCCAATGAGAGACACAGCGGTGAAATCAAAGCCCTGCTCAG TGAGAGCAAAGAGATGAAGAAGAAAGCAGATTCGAAACGACTGTGCTCCGAGAAGGGCAG TAGACTGCAGAAGAGCATGACCTGTGACCAGGCTGAGGAGGCTGCCCAGGAAAACAAAGTG GCTGAAGACAATGGTAGTTCTGCAGAGGAAATGCTGCGGAAGAAGCAAGCAGCAACCCTTGAAGAGTTCAACACTCTTGTTCACAAG ATGAACCAAGACGCCCTGGTGGAGAATGAGAGAAAGATGAGGTCACTTCCTTCTGATCTGAGGGAGGCTGTGAATGCCTGTGTGGGCGTGCACTTTCCTGACCAGGTGGACCAGTCCTCCTCCAGTTTGTCAGAGAAGGGTGGTCATTATGGAGACGTTTTCCTGGGATGA